A part of Sulfurimonas sp. HSL-1716 genomic DNA contains:
- a CDS encoding phosphoribosyltransferase, whose translation MKCNSVMLENREDAAARLKDIIPMQQMKSEDWKVIALSSGGLVLASYLTNKTQNKMDFLFSASIYAPNNEECEVARVSETEEIVINEELVGSFGIEYDYIYGEAHRKHEDKILSYTYRYRKGRQLMPLRDKVVLLVDEGSETGCKFMLGLKTVLAMQPKAVYIAVPIVPKAVLEALEPLADNIFYIQAIEDYVQTKCYYEDLDDVDNETIEKLLGDKN comes from the coding sequence ATGAAATGTAACAGTGTTATGCTCGAAAACAGAGAAGATGCCGCAGCAAGATTAAAAGATATCATTCCGATGCAGCAGATGAAAAGTGAAGACTGGAAAGTTATAGCTCTTTCTTCAGGAGGACTTGTTCTTGCATCATATCTTACGAACAAGACACAAAATAAGATGGATTTTCTGTTCAGTGCTTCTATTTATGCCCCTAATAATGAAGAGTGTGAAGTCGCCCGGGTAAGTGAAACCGAAGAGATCGTTATCAATGAGGAGTTAGTCGGTTCGTTTGGGATAGAGTATGATTATATTTACGGTGAAGCACATAGAAAGCATGAAGATAAAATTTTAAGTTATACTTACAGGTATAGAAAAGGCAGACAGCTTATGCCTTTGAGAGACAAGGTCGTTTTACTTGTGGATGAAGGCAGCGAAACGGGCTGCAAGTTCATGCTCGGACTAAAAACGGTTCTTGCGATGCAGCCTAAAGCCGTATATATCGCAGTGCCTATAGTTCCCAAAGCTGTTTTGGAAGCTCTTGAACCTTTGGCGGACAATATCTTTTATATCCAAGCGATAGAAGATTATGTCCAGACAAAATGTTATTACGAGGATCTGGACGACGTAGATAACGAGACTATCGAAAAACTATTAGGAGATAAAAATTGA
- a CDS encoding polyribonucleotide nucleotidyltransferase: MKYDVNLALANKEENYSFNDVARQANGAAWLRCKNTVMLATVVIDETEVVEDDFLPLTVQYIEKTYAAGKIPGGFFKRETKPSDFETLTSRIVDRSLRPIFPKGFGYPTQISIMVLSVDEDADLQVLALNAASAALYVSDIDISTSVSAVRVAKIEGELKFNPTIKELNDSTFDLYLSGTKDDMLMIEMRSLGSTEVEMIDAPMVDPMLDPALIAQTMQRHSSNAMPEDELIDILAKAQTILKESNTLYEQEFAPYCKAVKPLELKAHFINEEMVAYVAQKHISDIKAALVQMAKSERSTALRTLRKEILKEQPQWCELDLKNAIETVKRDVVRKMILQDNIRADGRAVDQVRPITIDTNVLPSAHSSCLFTRGQTQALVALTLGGPKDAQMYENLTDSGTQNENFMVHYNFPGFSVGEASPIGAPRRRELGHGNLAKRALEPILDMEGETIRLVSEILESNGSSSMATVCGGYMALRAADIETSDVIAGIAMGMVSEGDKHVILSDIMGLEDHDGDMDFKVTGSKEGITAMQMDIKLGGISLDILKKALYQAKEGRIHILDIMNEAIGNIEFNDGVLPTTSIFHVDPGIIGEIIGQAGKTIREIIEKFEVAIDIDKKVGKVKLSGTNKDSLSAAQEHIENIASSAKVNKVEYKVGDIVDGKVKKIVDFGAFIELPGGVDGLLHISKISEGRVEKVSDVLSEGDAIKVEILEFKGNKIGLGRAH; encoded by the coding sequence TTGAAATACGATGTTAATTTAGCACTGGCAAACAAAGAGGAAAATTATTCCTTCAATGATGTAGCACGTCAGGCAAACGGTGCGGCGTGGCTGAGATGCAAAAATACCGTTATGCTCGCTACCGTAGTTATAGACGAGACAGAAGTGGTAGAGGATGATTTTTTACCTTTGACGGTTCAGTATATAGAAAAAACATACGCGGCAGGGAAGATCCCCGGCGGATTTTTTAAACGCGAAACAAAACCGAGCGATTTTGAAACATTGACATCACGCATCGTAGATAGATCTCTTAGACCGATCTTTCCAAAAGGTTTCGGTTATCCGACTCAGATCTCCATTATGGTCTTAAGTGTCGATGAGGATGCCGATCTTCAAGTCCTGGCACTAAACGCTGCTTCTGCCGCTTTATATGTTTCAGATATCGATATATCGACTAGTGTGAGCGCCGTGCGCGTTGCCAAGATCGAGGGAGAGTTGAAATTCAATCCGACGATCAAGGAGCTGAACGATTCGACATTCGATCTGTATCTTTCGGGTACTAAAGACGACATGCTGATGATAGAGATGAGGTCTCTCGGGTCAACGGAAGTAGAGATGATAGACGCTCCTATGGTCGATCCTATGCTGGATCCCGCTTTGATAGCCCAAACCATGCAAAGACACTCCTCAAATGCGATGCCAGAAGATGAACTCATAGATATCCTTGCCAAGGCTCAAACAATATTAAAAGAATCAAATACTCTTTATGAGCAGGAGTTTGCTCCATACTGCAAAGCAGTAAAGCCTTTAGAGTTAAAAGCACATTTCATCAATGAAGAGATGGTCGCTTATGTGGCACAAAAACATATCTCCGATATAAAAGCGGCGCTTGTACAGATGGCTAAGAGCGAACGTTCAACGGCTTTGAGAACATTGAGAAAAGAGATATTAAAAGAACAGCCCCAATGGTGCGAGCTTGATCTTAAAAATGCCATAGAGACCGTAAAACGCGATGTAGTAAGAAAGATGATTTTGCAGGATAATATACGTGCTGATGGCAGAGCGGTTGATCAGGTTCGTCCTATTACGATAGATACGAACGTGCTTCCTTCTGCACACTCGTCATGTCTGTTCACCCGCGGTCAGACCCAGGCCCTTGTCGCTCTTACATTGGGCGGACCAAAAGACGCTCAGATGTACGAAAATCTTACGGATTCCGGTACTCAAAACGAAAACTTTATGGTGCATTATAATTTTCCCGGCTTTTCTGTCGGTGAAGCTTCGCCTATCGGTGCTCCAAGACGCAGGGAACTCGGACATGGAAATCTTGCAAAACGCGCACTAGAACCTATCTTGGATATGGAGGGAGAGACGATACGTTTGGTTTCCGAGATCCTTGAATCAAACGGCTCTTCATCGATGGCAACGGTCTGCGGCGGTTATATGGCGCTTCGTGCGGCAGATATAGAGACATCGGACGTTATCGCGGGAATCGCTATGGGAATGGTCAGCGAAGGTGACAAGCATGTAATACTGAGCGATATCATGGGTCTTGAAGACCATGACGGGGATATGGACTTTAAAGTGACGGGTTCCAAAGAGGGTATCACTGCGATGCAGATGGATATAAAACTCGGCGGAATCAGTCTGGATATACTCAAAAAAGCTCTTTATCAGGCAAAAGAGGGGCGTATTCATATTTTAGATATTATGAACGAAGCTATCGGCAACATCGAGTTTAACGACGGAGTCCTGCCGACTACGAGCATCTTTCATGTCGATCCTGGAATCATAGGCGAGATCATAGGACAAGCGGGCAAAACGATACGCGAGATCATCGAAAAATTCGAAGTAGCGATCGACATAGATAAAAAAGTGGGTAAGGTGAAACTTTCGGGAACGAACAAAGACTCACTTTCTGCAGCACAAGAACATATTGAAAATATTGCATCATCGGCAAAAGTAAACAAAGTAGAGTATAAGGTCGGTGATATAGTCGATGGAAAAGTCAAAAAAATAGTTGATTTCGGAGCATTTATCGAACTTCCAGGCGGAGTGGACGGTCTTTTGCACATCTCCAAGATCTCTGAGGGCAGAGTAGAGAAAGTTTCAGACGTACTCAGCGAGGGAGATGCCATAAAGGTCGAGATATTAGAGTTTAAAGGAAATAAGATCGGTTTGGGACGTGCACATTAA